From the genome of Actinacidiphila yeochonensis CN732, one region includes:
- a CDS encoding ATP-binding protein, with amino-acid sequence MNDEACPEGWVRERFFRRERRSVPKAREFAVEALRAWGFHEREADVELCVSELATNALEHGVPPGRGYLLLLRREEGGQVLRVEVHDSGDGTPRVADQPGRGRDEEEGGRGLLLVDAVADKWAVAPRDPGKIVWCEFAVRVPAPRG; translated from the coding sequence ATGAACGACGAGGCTTGTCCAGAGGGTTGGGTACGGGAGCGGTTCTTCCGGCGGGAGCGGAGGTCCGTCCCGAAGGCGCGGGAGTTCGCGGTGGAGGCGCTGCGGGCGTGGGGGTTCCACGAGCGGGAGGCCGACGTGGAGCTGTGCGTCAGCGAGTTGGCGACGAACGCGCTGGAGCACGGCGTGCCGCCGGGGCGCGGGTACCTGCTCCTGCTGCGGCGCGAGGAGGGCGGGCAGGTGCTGCGGGTGGAGGTCCACGACAGCGGGGACGGCACGCCGCGCGTCGCCGACCAGCCGGGGCGCGGGCGGGACGAGGAGGAGGGCGGGCGCGGGCTGCTGCTGGTGGACGCCGTGGCCGACAAGTGGGCCGTGGCGCCCCGGGACCCGGGCAAGATCGTGTGGTGCGAGTTCGCCGTCCGCGTCCCCGCCCCCCGGGGCTGA